Part of the Raphanus sativus cultivar WK10039 unplaced genomic scaffold, ASM80110v3 Scaffold1001, whole genome shotgun sequence genome, ATGTGCAGGTATGACAACCGTTTTGTTAGTTGGAGCCATAGGTCAAGCTAGGTACATGACCCACATCGCCCGTGCACACATGATGCCACCATGGCTAGCTCATGTAAACGCAAAGACAGGAACACCGATCAACGCGACAGTTGTCATGCTTGCCGCGACGGCTCTCATCGCATTCTTCACAAAACTAGAAATCTTAGCCGACCTCTTGTCCGTCTCCACACTTTTCATCTTCATGTTCGTCGCGGTGGCTCTTCTCGTCAGGAGATATTACGTCACGGGAGAAACGTCTTCACGTGACCGGAACAAGTTCTTAATGTTCTTAGGTTTGATTCTCGCGTCCTCCATCGCGACCGCTGTGTATTGGGCTATGGAAAGAGACGGTTGGATTGTGTATGCCGTTACGGTAGCTGTTTGGTTCTTGTCTACCGTTGGGATGAAGTTCCTTGTGCCGCAAGCTAGGGCTCCGAAGCTTTGGGGTGTTCCTTTGGTTCCGTGGTTGCCTTCTGCTTCGATCGCTGTTAATATCTTTCTTCTTGGTTCGATCGATGAAAAATCGTTCGTTAGGTTTGGGATCTGGACTGGTGTTCTTCTTGTTTACTACTTCTTGTTTGGGCTGCACGCAACTTACGATACAGCTAAGGCAACTCTGAAGGAGAAGTCGACGTTGAAGAATGCTGAAGAAGGTAGTGTTGCTGCAGATAAATCTGGTCGCGCAGCTTTAGATCACTAGCTAGGTTGTTTAAATAATTGCTACAAAAGATTGTCTTATGCTTTCGATTTTACTAGTTGTTGGATTCTGCTGCTGTGTTTTGAAAGTTCAAGTAAATGCTTCAAAAACAAGAAAGGATTAAAGCTTTTGTGTATCTAAACAAGAAAAGATTTCAAGCATGCTTTTATACAGAAAAGATAAAACCTTATATTGACTACTACATATGTCAAATTAAATCAGAGTGAACCTAATGAATTAAGAGCTGcaatgctgttttttttttctttctgttaaATAAATTGAGCTTCGTATCAGTAGTACAATGACTTGGCAAAAAACAACATGGTCTTATGTTTATACCCTCCTCTGTTCTTGGCTTGTTGCAGAGGAGGGATCAATGACCATCGTGTACAATTGCACTTAGCCATTTGAACAAAGTAAGCTGCAGCTTGCTGAGGGCTATTGGTGGTTTGCCCTACTATAGTGAAACTCCATGTCATTTCcagtgttctttttttttttgaaggatTCTTTTTTCCCACTGTTCTTGTTACTCTAATTACCCAAGTTACTCAAATATATTTCATCTGAAATATCAACAATCACCTAAGAGCACCCTAGCTAGTATCTACAAATAAGTATCtaaagtaaaaattaataatattctaaataaGGAAAATTGTACAACTGAAACTCAATgctttcaaaaaattaaatcacttACAACTATTTACAACCATTCACCTgtcaaataaatatgaaaaccgTATGTGAAAGTGCTGAGAactttttacctttttctttcttatttttttcttttctattttgttaATTGTTGAGATATTCCCAAAAACACACTAATGGAAGTGCTCTAAGTTATCTGAcatatttatctaaaaaaaattcgaattatttaatattttatccgAAATTATTCAGGAACCAAACAGAGAGCAATTTGAATCAGATTAATTTGGATAGTAACCGATTTCCCGATTTCATCTTCTGAACCGAATATTGAACGCAAGACtactaaaccaaaccaaaccaaaccaaaatgcCGAAATGGTAGTAACTAGTAAACCGAGGGTAGATCGGTCATATCAGCTACTGTCATCAAACCAACACTCGTGGACACTCTCGTATGGGTTCATCTCTTCTCCTTCAAAAAACCAAATAGATCGCTCCCTCCGACGCTCTCTCAAACCTCCACACAGTCCCCCGTTGACTACTGAGACTCGCCATCTTCTGATCCGCTTCTTTTCCACTGTACGGATCTACTTCCTTCCTCTAAAAATGCTTCGTTTTTTTCTATCTTCTGTTGTTTTGTTTCGATCTGTGATTGTTTTTGGATTCTGATTTATTGAATGCAGTAGTAATGATGGAGGGAGGTATAGCACGGTTCCTAGTTTTGTTGATACTCTCCGTAGCAATCTGCAATGCTGCTACGGTTCCTCACCCGATTTCAGACTCTCACCGATCCGCGGCTCTCGATGTCTTCCTACCACTCGATGGACCCCACAAAAGGTTTGGTCTAAAACAACACATGTTACATGTTGTAGTGCTTACATTGTTTTAAAGTTATGTTCTTACCACATTGTACTGATTTGCTCGTCAAAGCTCACGACTTCTTTATGTTGTGTAGTAATATGGGTTTTTTGTACTGATTTcgtttaaatttgttttttttgttttgttttgttatgatCATCAGCTTGGAGGAGGCGTATGAAGCATTGAAGGCTTTGGAGATTCTTGGAATCGATAAGAAGTCTGATCCGAGCTCAGCGGGTTGTGAGAATGTGGTTAAAGTTCTTGCGTCGCCTTCTTCTGCTCTGAAGGATGTGTTCTATGCTTTGAGCGTTAATGGGATTCTCAAATGCAAATCTGGAGAAGATGTTCCTAAGGTAAAACAattgtccttttttttttaccttttaagcGGCTAGCTAGAGTGTGACGTTCATGtgttctttctttgttttcctCTTTTTTGAAGGATATTGTCTCTAAGCTTCAAGCTGGCGCTAAAGATGCCAAGTTATTGCTTGACTTCTACTATCCCGTCAGAGGCTTGGTGCTTGTTAAGGTAATATATACTGTAAGAGAGTTTTCTTAGTTTTCGCTCATTACTCGGAAGTATGAAGATATCTTTTTGACAGAATGTACGTACCTGTGATCGTGATAactttacctttttttttccaattctatAGCTTTGTTGTCTTCCTGCTTTTCCTTTTTGTTAGCTTCAGGTCTGACCACGCTTTTTCCATATATGCAGGAGCAATTTTCTGGAACTGATCTAACTCTGGGAGATGCCGAAGCTATTTTCCGTTCCGTAAAGGTTTGAACTTGTTTATCTCACCTTctatttgttgttgttgaattgTAGTATGTTACATTTTACACTATTTCCTGAATTATCATCTGAAGACTCTAGTAGAAGTATCTACAGAGTTGACATGTTACTATGATACATACTACTTAAGTTATTTTccgagtgtttttttttggcttatTTAGTGAATTTGTATCAGGGTCTCAGCCAGAGCGATGGAAGATGGCGCTACAGCTCCAACAATCCGGAATCAAGCACCTTTGCTGCTGGTAAGTATTTCTTATTGGATTAACcctttttaaattacttttccCTTTTTAATCATTCTTCtaaacataagtttttttttctcttcaggCTTAGCCTTCGAAACTCTTGCTGGAGTGATTTCATTAGCACCTTCAGAGATTGATCAGTCATTGGTAAGTTTGGTGCACTAGATTACTGATTTTCtgagaaatatattttctttgagagtGAGACATCACTACGGTATGTTGGTTTAGTGTTGATTTACTTTTGGTTCTGGAATCTCTTAGTAACCAAATAAACGATTGTGTTCTGATGATTATGTATGTCTACcctacttttttaaaaaatctggtagtttggttgatattaattggtCAGGTGATCATGTGATCATTCGTGTTTGTCATTTTGTAGATCCAGACACTGAAGACAGGTATCCTGAAGCTTTTTGACAGTATCCAAAAATATGGTAATGCAGTAAGCTGCTCGCTATATTATGTTTATGCACAGGAGATTTTCTTCAGTCACttcatagtttttatttttaatttcttttggtcTATTAGACGACGGGACATTTTACTTCGATGGAAGTGAAGGCCCGATCTCAACAACTGCATCAGTAATTAGAGGGCTCACGTCATTTGCAGCTTCAGAGTCCACAGGATTGAACGTATGTTGTAATCATATTTCTTTGTATCCTGTATTCTGCCAGATGTGTTGATAACTCACCTTCGCTTTCCCTCTCTCTCATGCAGCTTCGAGGTGATAAGATAGTTGGGTTGGCCAAGTTCTTTCTTGGTGTTGGAATCCCTGGAGATGCCAAAGATTTCTTCAACCAAATAGATGCACTAGCTTGTTTGGAAGACAACAGGCAATGCTACTTTCATACCCCCTTTATGCAATTTATCTTTGATTTATTTCAGTACACTTCTTAGACGAGATTTCAGTAACCTTAAATCGAGTTGAGTGATACTAGGACATACTGTTACTTCCGTTCTTCCGTGTTAGCAGTTGCTTTTGATAGAAGAAAGCTGCTTCTctttacatataaaaatgttCTGAAGGGCGTGTGGTCCTCCATCCTAGAATTTTGAACAAAATGATTGCAGTATAAGTTTAAAAGCCCGAACACTTGTGAAATTTCAAGAAGATGCTCATTTTTCATGCTCTCGCACTAACTTTGTTATTTTATGAAAGCAATAATATGGGATACGGTTGTTGTCTATGATTTCAGGTTCTCTGTTCCACTCATTTTATCTCTTCCAACTACTGTCATTTCACTGACAAAGAAAGAGCCTCTGAAGGTATCCCATCAAAACTTTCATCAAGATAGGACTAGCATAGTTTGAGATGTTATTTTCCTTTATACAATTCCTTCAGAGTTCTGGGGGTAATGCTTTTATTAAGGAGAATCTTCTCAACTTTGGATTTTCTAGCTTTGATAGTGGTACTTTTGGCAGAAGTAGTGTTAACTGTTAAGTGGAGCTTTTCCGGTTGGATGTTGAATTTTTAGTCGGTAGAGATTGCTCAGTCTCATAGGATCGCGTGTTATTTGTAGAGTTCTCTCATATTCGATAACGACTCAATCTAGTTGACCCTTGGGCAATTACATGTTTTggatattattttgatattttattctCTTTATCTGGAACTAGGTTAAAGTTAGCACTGTACTCGGTTCTAAGGCACCAGCTCTTAGTGTGAAGCTCACAGAAGCTCTAAATTCAAAGGGTTCCTCTGTAATTAACAACCAGGTAAAATAATGTAGCTTCTCTGACTATTTGAGCTCGCATTAGTGAGTATTCCCTTTTCTCTGCATTAATCCCCGGTACATGTTTCCATCACATTTTTGGGACGCAGGAGCTGAAGTTTGACGCCGACAGTGCAACGTACTTCCTTGACTCCTTTCCGAAGAACTTTGATGTTGGAAAGTATACTTTTGTATTTGAGGTATTTCTCTTGTTAGTATATATTACATACAGACTTCATATACAATGCATGTTAAGAACATGATAAGCGCTTCGTTTTCTGCAGATTTTGCTAGATGAGTCGGCAAATGAAAAAGCTTACATAACCGAAGCTCAAACAAAAGTGCCTATTGCCGCCACAGGAGCTATTAGCATTGAGAACGCAGAAATTGCTATACTTGATAGTGACGTTGGGAGCGTTGAATCTCAGAAAACGTATGTGACATGAATCTTTGTACCATTTGTTACTTACAAAACATATTTCTTGCAACTTTCTTCATTTGCGTATCATAATCTTGtttcttggtttcctttttGTAGGCTAGATTTAACTAAAGACGGAGCAGTATCATTATCAGCAAACCATCTCCAAAAGCTACGTCTGTCATTCCAGTTAACTACTCCACTTGGCCTTGT contains:
- the LOC130503527 gene encoding cationic amino acid transporter 1-like codes for the protein MTTVLLVGAIGQARYMTHIARAHMMPPWLAHVNAKTGTPINATVVMLAATALIAFFTKLEILADLLSVSTLFIFMFVAVALLVRRYYVTGETSSRDRNKFLMFLGLILASSIATAVYWAMERDGWIVYAVTVAVWFLSTVGMKFLVPQARAPKLWGVPLVPWLPSASIAVNIFLLGSIDEKSFVRFGIWTGVLLVYYFLFGLHATYDTAKATLKEKSTLKNAEEGSVAADKSGRAALDH
- the LOC130503532 gene encoding dolichyl-diphosphooligosaccharide--protein glycosyltransferase subunit 2-like, with protein sequence MMEGGIARFLVLLILSVAICNAATVPHPISDSHRSAALDVFLPLDGPHKSLEEAYEALKALEILGIDKKSDPSSAGCENVVKVLASPSSALKDVFYALSVNGILKCKSGEDVPKDIVSKLQAGAKDAKLLLDFYYPVRGLVLVKEQFSGTDLTLGDAEAIFRSVKGLSQSDGRWRYSSNNPESSTFAAGLAFETLAGVISLAPSEIDQSLIQTLKTGILKLFDSIQKYDDGTFYFDGSEGPISTTASVIRGLTSFAASESTGLNLRGDKIVGLAKFFLGVGIPGDAKDFFNQIDALACLEDNRFSVPLILSLPTTVISLTKKEPLKVKVSTVLGSKAPALSVKLTEALNSKGSSVINNQELKFDADSATYFLDSFPKNFDVGKYTFVFEILLDESANEKAYITEAQTKVPIAATGAISIENAEIAILDSDVGSVESQKTLDLTKDGAVSLSANHLQKLRLSFQLTTPLGLVFKPHQAFLKLKHESQVEHIFLVKTSGKKAELVLDFLGLVEKLYYLSGKYEIQLTIGDASMENSVLSNIGHIELDLPARPEKAPLPPLQPTDLYSRYGPKAEISHIFRVPEKLPAKQLSLVFLGLIVLPFIAFLIGLTRLGVNIKSFPSSVGAATSALLFHGGIGAVLLLYVLFWLKLDLFTTLKALSLLGVFLLFVGHRTLSGLAAASNKLKSA